DNA from Streptococcus parasuis:
GATCAGTACGCTCTTCCTCATTTGGCCCAACATAAACATGGTCAGGAAATAACATTAAAACGAAAATTTGAGCGTGGAGAATGTCAACTTTTGCTTGGAACAGGAATGTTCTGGGAGGGTGTAGACTTTTCAAGCCATAATCAATTGATTCAAGTCATCACTCGGTTACCTTTTGAAAATCCGAAGGATCGATTTGTCCAGAAAATAAATGATCATTTGAGAAATGAAGGGAAGAATCCTTTTTACGATTATAACTTGCCAATGATGATGATCAAATTAAAACAGGCTATTGGAAGGACCAATCGTCAGTCAACTCAAGAATCGATTGTATTGGTTTTAGATAACAGGGTCTATACAAAACGATATGGGCACCAAATTCTTTCCTTTTTACAGAAAGATTATCAACTAACAAAAATAGATGAAAAAGAAATTTGTGGAACTGTGCAGCAATATTTTGAAGAATGAGTTGCGGATTAACAAACAATAAGATCGCTAGACGTGATGAGTCTAGCCTCTTTTTTTTCATGCGTATGGCGTGCTCTTTTTTTCATCAGTATAGAAAAATATTTGATTCTATGGTATAATTTTTCAAATATTAGTTTGAGAGAGAAGCTACGATGACTGAAAAAACAATAGTATTTAAGGTGGGAACTAGTTCCCTGACACAAGACAATGGAAGTCTGGATCGAATTAAAATAGCTCGCATTACCAATCAATTGGCTCAACTCCATCAAAAGGGCTATCAAATCGTATTGGTAACCTCAGGTTCTATTGCTGCAGGATTTAGACGATTGGGCTTTGATAAGCGACCGACGAAAATTGCAGAAAAACAGGCTTCTGCGGCAGTGGGTCAAGGACTTTTGATTGAAGAATATACACAAAATTTGATGAAAGATGGCATTGTATCAGCGCAAATTCTATTAACGCAAGATGATTTTGCTGACGCACGACGATATCGGAATGCTTCTCAGGCCTTGCAAGTCTTACTTAAACAACGTGCGATTCCCATTATTAATGAAAATGACACCATTGCCATTGAGGAGATTAAGGTGGGGGATAACGATACCTTGTCTGCTCAAGTTGCCTCTCTCTTAAAGGCAGATCTTCTGGTCTTATTGACCGATGTGGACGGGCTATATACTGCAAACCCAAATAGTGATCCCACAGCAGAGCATTTACCTGAAATTAAAGAAATCACGGAAGACCTATTTGCCATGGCTGCAGGGGCTGGTTCGTCTAATGGGACAGGAGGCATGACTACTAAACTACAAGCAGCTCAGATTGCAACCAAGTCAGGCGTGCCAGTATTTGTTTGTTCTTCCAAAGAAGATACCGCTTTGCTTCAGGCTGTTAGTCAGGCTAATAGAGGAACCTTGTTCTTAGCAGATGAACATGCCATGAATCAACGAAAACAGTGGATGGCTTTCTATGCTCGGACTGATGCGACTGTTGAAGTGGATGCAGGTGCTGTTGAAGCGATGTTGCATCAAGGTCGAAGTTTGTTAGTAGCAGGTGTCAAAGCTATCGAAGGTGATTTTGGTGTAGGGCAGGTTGTCGAAGTATATAGCCAAAGTGAACATCGTTTGATTGGCAAAGGTCGGGTCAAACTATCGTCCGAAGACTTGCAGAACAAGTTGAAAAATGGCAGAGCAGAAGGTGTGTTGATTCACCGAAACGATTGGGTTAGTTTATAGTGATTCAGTTTATCTTTTTTATGTTGACGAATGAGCAAACTGAAAGACTAAGGAGGAGAAATATATGACAACAACACAGGTATTATTAGATAGTTTATTGGCCCACAAGGCTTCAATCAACCTAGCGACAACAGAACAAAAAAATCAGGCCCTATCAGCAATGGCAGACCAGTTGGTTGCTCAGACTGAGGCAATTTTAGCAGGCAATGCCATCGATATGAAAAATGCCCAAGGCAAGATTAGCCAAGTCATGCAGGACAGATTGCTCCTGACTGCTGAACGAATTGAAGCCATGGCAGATGGCATTCGGGCCTTGATTGGCTTGCCAGATCCTGTCGGATTAGTCTTGGAAGAATCCACTCGGGCAGACGGCTTGAACATTTGCAAGAAATCAATACCCTTTGGATTGGTGGGAATGATTTACGAAAGCCGTCCAAATGTGACCTCAGATGCCGCAGCCTTGGCAATCAAGAGTGGTAATGCGGTCATCTTGCGTGGTGGCAAGGAAGCTTTTCATTCGGCCCAGGCTATTGTCACAGCCCTCAAGGCAGGTTTGGAAGAAGTTGGCCTATCACCTAAGGTCATCGAGTTAGTCCAAGATACCAGCCGTGCCTCTGCGACCGAGTTGATGACTGCCAAAGGCAAGATTGACCTCTTGGTGCCACGTGGCGGTGCAGGACTTATTCAAGCTGTTGTTGAAAATGCGACTGTGCCAGTTATAGAAACAGGTACGGGAATCTGTCATGTCTATGTGGACAAGGATGCGGACTTGGAAAAGGCCTTGCGGATTGTGGTCAATGCCAAAACCAGTCGTCCCTCAGTCTGCAATGCGGCTGAAGTCTTGCTGGTCCACGAATCAATTGCCAGTCAATTCTTGCCTCGTTTGGAAGAAGCTCTTTCTGGTCAGGTGGAATTACGTGCTGACAGTCAGGCACAGGCAATTCTAAAACAATCCAAACCAGCAGGCGACCAAGATTTTGACACGGAATTTTTAGACTATATCATGGCTGTCAAAGTCGTATCAAGCGTAGAAGAAGCCATCAGACACATCGGCCAACATTCGACTGGACATAGCGAGGCCATTGTGACGGAAAACAGCCAGACGGCAGACTTGTTCACACTCTACGTGGACTCAGCGGCAGTCTATGTCAATGCCTCGACCCGTTTTACTGACGGCGGCGAGTTTGGTCTGGGCTGCGAGCTGGGCATTTCTACCCAGAAGATGCACGCTCGTGGTCCAATGGGACTGCGTGAAATGACAACTTACAAGTACATCATCACAGGCGACGGCCATATTCGTTAGGAGGACAAGATGAAGATTGGATTTATTGGACTGGGCAATATGGGAGCGGCTCTAGCTCAAGCGGTCAGCCAGCAGGCAGACACTCAGCTCCTCCTCAGCAACCACAACCCAGTAAAAGCCCATGCTCTTCAAGAGAAGGTGGGAGGTCAGCTTTTTTCTAATGGGGAAATAGCAGAGCAGGCCGAGGTGATTTTCCTTGGGGTCAAGCCTCACCTAATTCAGTCTGTCTTATCAGGCTTACAGGACCAGATTAGCCAGAATCCATCAGCTATCTGGATTTCCATGGCAGCAGGAGTGACCCTTAACAGCCTGGAAGAATTTGTGTCTGCAGATAAACTCATTCGTATCATGCCCAATACACCTGTCGCTATCGGCCAAGGTATGACAACCTATAGCGTGGTCAATCAAGAACTCGCTCCGCTATTGGAACAAATTTTAGAAAAATCTGGCAAGGTACAGCAAGTGCCAGAGAAGTTGATAGATGCTGCGACGGCTATCGCGGGCTGTGGACCTGCCTTCGTCTATCAGATGATTGAGGCCCTGACAGATGCGGGTGTGCAGAATGGTCTTACAGCGGAGGATGCGAAAATTTTGGCTGCACAAACCTTGGCTGGAACTGCTCAAATGGTATTATCCAGCGACAAGCATCCAGCCCAGTTGAGGCAAGAAGTGACCTCGCCAGGTGGATCGACTATTGCAGGCGTAGTGGCTCTTGAAGAAGAAGGCTTCCGTTACGCCGTTATCAAGGCAGTCGCCGCCGCCCTCAAAAAGACTAGAAAATTAGGCAAAAAATAGAGAGAAAACAACAAAAAACGGGACTTTTAATCCCGTTTTGTTTTTTCCTTGATCCATTGGCTGACATTGGATATAGTTTTGCTTTGCTCCGCTTTACGTTTTTGATCTTGTACAAAATCCGCAAAACTTTGCTTGACGCCGTCCTTTTGAACCTTGTCCTGTAAATCATGCCATTTCTTTTTAAGGTTGCTGGAAGTTCGCTCGTAATAGGCTTCTAGAATCTCTTCTTTTGATTTGTAGTTCCGATAGAATGCATTTCGAGAAACCCCTGCTTTTCGTACTAACTCAGAAACCGAAATTTGCTTGAGTTCTTTTTTCTCTAGGAGAAATAGCAGAGCGGTTTCGATAGATTCCTTGGTTAGCTGATTGGCTTCTTTATTAGATTGATAGAGATTTTTTAATGATTTGGGTGAAATCTTACGCTCGGTCATATTCATCCTTTCCACTTGTGTGACGTCTGAAAGTAAATGCTTTCAGCTGGGATTGTTTAATGATATAATTGTAAGTAAATAGAGATTTATTGTCAAATAAAAAAGTAAAACTAGAAATGAGAATCCTATGTCAAAATGGAAAATTGTCGCAGATTCAGGCTGTGATTACCGTCAATTAGCAAATCTGGCGCCAAATACCGAATTTATTAGCGTACCACTTACAATTCAGGTGGGAGATGAAGCATTCGTTGACGATGCTAGCTTGGATATTGACCATATGATGCATGTGATGGAAACTTCTAAGGCTGCAGCAGGCTCAGCATGTCCGAGTCCTCAGGCATATCAGTCCGCTTTTGAAGGAGCCGATCATATTATTGTCTTGACAATTACTGGTGGCTTGTCAGGAAGCTTTAATGCAGCTCGGATAGCAAGAGATATGTATTTGGAGGAGCATCCAGAAGTTCAAATTCACCTGATTGATAGCTTGTCAGCCGGTGGTGAAATGGACCTTTTGGTGGATGAAATTAACCGGTTGATTGGAACAGGTTTGGATTTCCCACAAGTAGTAGAGGCCATCACCCATTACCAAAACCATAGTAAGCTTCTCTTCGTATTGGCTAAGGTGGATAATCTAGTTAAGAATGGTCGTCTGAGCAAACTGGTTGGAACAGTTGTTGGACTGCTAAATATTCGAATGGTTGGTGAAGCGAGTGCTGAGGGCAAACTTGAGTTGCTTCAAAAAGCGCGAGGTCATAAAAAATCTGTCAAAGCGGCTTTCGAAGAAATGAAGAAAGCAGGGTATCAAGGAGGGCGCATTGTGATGGCACACCGTAACAATGTGAAGTTTTTCCAAGACTTTTCAGAGTTAGTCCGACATAGTTTTCCTGCCGCCATCATTGATGAGGTTGCAACGTCTGGATTGTGCAGTTTTTATGCAGAAGACGGAGGATTACTGATGGGCTATGAAATTGAGGCCTCCGTCCAATAGTTTTCAATCAAATATTTATTGTCATTTGAATTTGTAGCTTTGCTACCTCGTCACTTTCGGTTTGCCCTACTCTACGAAAGTGATTTGTTTCGCATGTCTAATTTCCAACCTAGAACAGCCTTTAGGCTGTTCTAACTACCTGTACCTCAGTTCCTTTTCTGACAACTCGTTCATTCGACTATAATATGATGTAACTAAATTCCCCTTCGGTACACAAAAAAGCTGAAGGGGATTTGTTTATTCGATTTATTTGGATTGCAATCGTTGCTGAAGCATGTCCAACCTCTCTGGGAGATCCTCCCCATAGTGCAATTGGAGGAAATCATGCTTTTCGCCTTCAAAAAATTGACTCATTCTGATTTGCTGTTGAATGGCAGGCGTCACGGTCCCTTTTTCAAGTTGAAAGGTTACACTTCCTTTTGAAATACGATATGGAACGGATAGTGAATGCTGATTGAGGTATTCTTTCGTTTTATTCCACTGTACGTGATGTATTTGATGAAGGTGCTGTGTATTTCGTGAAAACATACCATTATCAATATACAGTGAAAGTGCCTTTTGCATGATGAGGTTGGTATCGTAGTCAATCAAGCTTTTGTGTTGTATAAAAGCATCGCGTAATTGGTTGGGAAGGCTAATTGCACCAATTCGTAGTGCAGGAAAGAGTGTAGGGGTGAAGGATTTGATATAAATGACACGATTGTCTGTATCAAGGTAATGCAATGGAAGACTGTGGCTGGAGTCAAAGTCTGCTAAATAATCATCTTCAATGATGTAGACGTTGTATTGGTTAGCAAGTTTTACAATGGCTGTTTTAGTGGCCAGGTCATAGGTTGAACCGAGAGGGTTATGCAAGCGAGGAATAGTATAGAAAAATTTGATATTTCCTTTTTTGAAAATGGATTCTAATTCTTCGAGGTCAATGCCATCAAGGTTGCGTTCAATGGTTTGATAAGGAATCCCTTGGTGTTGAACGAGTTCGACCATCCGTGAATAGGTAGGCTTTTCAATTAATATATCAGATTTGTCATTGGTAAAAGTCATTTGTGTTAGAATATACAAAGCTTGTTGGCTACCAGCGGTAATGACCAACTGGTCTTTTTTTGTATAGACATGGTAATCCATTAGAAGGCTCTGGACAGAGGAAATCAATTCTGCCAGTCCTTCTTGTTGGTGGTAGTAGTTAAAGAGATAGTTTTCTCTTCCAATGAGGCTTTCATGAAGACAAATGCGGAAATCTTCGTATGGTAATTCCTGAAAATCGGCTGGATTTAAATCGACCATATCTTCCTTGAAATGTTGGTCTTCCAGGATGTAGTATCCACTTTTTTCGACAGAATAGATTTTCTTTTGGTATTTGAGTTCGACCAAGGCCTTTTGTACAGTGTCTTTGCTGCACTGGTAAGTTTGACTAAGTTGCCGTACTGATGGGAGTTTTTGCCCACGTTTATAAGTATGGTTTTCAATAGCTTGGTTAATATCTGAGATAATTTGCTGGTATTTTGTCATGTCAACTGTCCCCTTACAGATGATTTACTATTAGTATATAGCATTGTTTCAAGTAAGACAAGAACAAACTGTGCAGAGTAGGCAGAGAAGCGAGGCCTGTGTTATAATGAAAGGCATGAAGATTATTTTACCAAATGCTAAAGAATTAAATACAAATATGGATCCACAAGCTTTTCAGGATTTATCTCCAGAAAGTTTGCAAGTTTTATCTGAGCTTGCAAGTAAAGATTCTCAGCAGTTAGCAGATTTTTATAAATTGCCACTGGAAAGAGCGGAGCTGGAGAAAGATCGTTGGACAAGGATAGTGCATGGTCGAGCAAAAACATATCCTGCTTGGCTCTTGTATGATGGATTGATGTATCGTTATATGCACCGAACTGACCTTTCTGACCAGGAACTGTCTTACATGAAAGATCATGTTTATATTGCAACTGGTTTTTATGGATTGATATCTCCATTCTCCCTCATTGCACCTCATCGTTTGGATTTTCAAGGGAGTTTAAAAGTGATGGGAAAATCATTGAAGCAATTTTGGCGTCCCTTTTATGATGCTTGTCTGCAAAATGAAGAAGTCATTATTTCTTTGGCATCTTCGGAATTTGAACA
Protein-coding regions in this window:
- the proB gene encoding glutamate 5-kinase yields the protein MTEKTIVFKVGTSSLTQDNGSLDRIKIARITNQLAQLHQKGYQIVLVTSGSIAAGFRRLGFDKRPTKIAEKQASAAVGQGLLIEEYTQNLMKDGIVSAQILLTQDDFADARRYRNASQALQVLLKQRAIPIINENDTIAIEEIKVGDNDTLSAQVASLLKADLLVLLTDVDGLYTANPNSDPTAEHLPEIKEITEDLFAMAAGAGSSNGTGGMTTKLQAAQIATKSGVPVFVCSSKEDTALLQAVSQANRGTLFLADEHAMNQRKQWMAFYARTDATVEVDAGAVEAMLHQGRSLLVAGVKAIEGDFGVGQVVEVYSQSEHRLIGKGRVKLSSEDLQNKLKNGRAEGVLIHRNDWVSL
- a CDS encoding glutamate-5-semialdehyde dehydrogenase — protein: MTTTQVLLDSLLAHKASINLATTEQKNQALSAMADQLVAQTEAILAGNAIDMKNAQGKISQVMQDRLLLTAERIEAMADGIRALIGLPDPVGLVLEESTRADGLNICKKSIPFGLVGMIYESRPNVTSDAAALAIKSGNAVILRGGKEAFHSAQAIVTALKAGLEEVGLSPKVIELVQDTSRASATELMTAKGKIDLLVPRGGAGLIQAVVENATVPVIETGTGICHVYVDKDADLEKALRIVVNAKTSRPSVCNAAEVLLVHESIASQFLPRLEEALSGQVELRADSQAQAILKQSKPAGDQDFDTEFLDYIMAVKVVSSVEEAIRHIGQHSTGHSEAIVTENSQTADLFTLYVDSAAVYVNASTRFTDGGEFGLGCELGISTQKMHARGPMGLREMTTYKYIITGDGHIR
- the proC gene encoding pyrroline-5-carboxylate reductase, giving the protein MKIGFIGLGNMGAALAQAVSQQADTQLLLSNHNPVKAHALQEKVGGQLFSNGEIAEQAEVIFLGVKPHLIQSVLSGLQDQISQNPSAIWISMAAGVTLNSLEEFVSADKLIRIMPNTPVAIGQGMTTYSVVNQELAPLLEQILEKSGKVQQVPEKLIDAATAIAGCGPAFVYQMIEALTDAGVQNGLTAEDAKILAAQTLAGTAQMVLSSDKHPAQLRQEVTSPGGSTIAGVVALEEEGFRYAVIKAVAAALKKTRKLGKK
- a CDS encoding DegV family protein; translation: MSKWKIVADSGCDYRQLANLAPNTEFISVPLTIQVGDEAFVDDASLDIDHMMHVMETSKAAAGSACPSPQAYQSAFEGADHIIVLTITGGLSGSFNAARIARDMYLEEHPEVQIHLIDSLSAGGEMDLLVDEINRLIGTGLDFPQVVEAITHYQNHSKLLFVLAKVDNLVKNGRLSKLVGTVVGLLNIRMVGEASAEGKLELLQKARGHKKSVKAAFEEMKKAGYQGGRIVMAHRNNVKFFQDFSELVRHSFPAAIIDEVATSGLCSFYAEDGGLLMGYEIEASVQ
- a CDS encoding PLP-dependent aminotransferase family protein translates to MTKYQQIISDINQAIENHTYKRGQKLPSVRQLSQTYQCSKDTVQKALVELKYQKKIYSVEKSGYYILEDQHFKEDMVDLNPADFQELPYEDFRICLHESLIGRENYLFNYYHQQEGLAELISSVQSLLMDYHVYTKKDQLVITAGSQQALYILTQMTFTNDKSDILIEKPTYSRMVELVQHQGIPYQTIERNLDGIDLEELESIFKKGNIKFFYTIPRLHNPLGSTYDLATKTAIVKLANQYNVYIIEDDYLADFDSSHSLPLHYLDTDNRVIYIKSFTPTLFPALRIGAISLPNQLRDAFIQHKSLIDYDTNLIMQKALSLYIDNGMFSRNTQHLHQIHHVQWNKTKEYLNQHSLSVPYRISKGSVTFQLEKGTVTPAIQQQIRMSQFFEGEKHDFLQLHYGEDLPERLDMLQQRLQSK
- the yaaA gene encoding peroxide stress protein YaaA encodes the protein MKIILPNAKELNTNMDPQAFQDLSPESLQVLSELASKDSQQLADFYKLPLERAELEKDRWTRIVHGRAKTYPAWLLYDGLMYRYMHRTDLSDQELSYMKDHVYIATGFYGLISPFSLIAPHRLDFQGSLKVMGKSLKQFWRPFYDACLQNEEVIISLASSEFEQVFSPEIQKRMIRVLFEEEKNGKRKIHSTISKKGRGRFLSWMAETNCVTLEHLKEARVDGFQFDAMASTDRQLCFVRKV